The DNA window ATACAGACGATCCGAGATCAGCTGGATCAGGAAGGTTATAAAGCGCAGTCCATAGAAGAAATCATGCGTGCAGAAGATCAGAGCGGAGAGATGCTCGGTTATGCATTTACCGTTGTGACTTCGGAAGGATATGGCGGAGATATCCAGTTTTCCATGGGTGTACAAAACGACGGTACGCTGAACGGCATCTCGATCCTGTCGATCGGGGAGACCGCCGGACTTGGTATGAATGCGGATACTCCTGCATTCAAAGATCAGTTTGTCGGAAAACAGGTAGAACAATTACAGTATACAAAAAACGGCGCAACACAGGATGACGAGATCAATGCCATCAGTGGTGCCACAGTTACGACCAATGCCATGACAAACGGTGTCAACGCCGGTCTTTGTGCATTTCGTGTGATGGAAGGGGGAGATCAGTGATGAAAGCAAATTCACCTCTGGAACGTTTGTATAATGGTATCATCAAGGAGAATCCCACCTTTGTGCTGATGCTTGGTATGTGTCCTACACTGGCAGTTACCACATCTGCAAAAAATGGTTTTGGTATGGGTATGACGACAATGGTAATTCTTGCCCTGTCCAACCTGATGATCTCGATGCTTCGGAAAATGATTCCGGACAGTGTGCGTATGCCGGCTTATATCGTAGTCGTTGCATCGTTTGTAACTATCGTACAGTTCTTATTACAGGGATTTATCCCGAGTCTTTACGATTCTCTGGGAATCTATATTCCATTGATCGTAGTAAACTGTATCATTCTGGGACGTGCGGAAGCATATGCGTCCAAGAACGGTCCGATCAGTTCTCTGTTTGACGGAATCGGAATGGGACTTGGATTTACCGTGGGACTTACCAGTATCGGTATCGTCCGAGAGCTGATCGGTTCCGGTAAGATCTTTGGCATGACGATTTTCAACGGCGGAGCTACTATTTTTATTCTGGCACCGGGAGCTTTCTTTGTGCTGGCGATGCTGGTGGCACTGCAGAACCGTGTGAAAATGAAAAAAGATCCTGCAGCAGCTCCGAAAGCATGTGACGAGAGTCTCTGTGCAGGCTGCAGCAATCATATGTGTGCAAGTAAAAAGAGCGCTGAGAAAGGAGGAACCCAGTCATGAGAACATTGTTAATGATCGCCGTCGGTTCGGCGCTGGTAAATAACGTAGTCTTAAGCCAGTTCCTCGGTCTGTGTCCTTTCCTCGGTGTATCGAAGAAAATGGACACGGCAGCAGGTATGGGTGCGGCGGTAATCTTCGTTTTGACGATTTCTTCTTTCTGTACCAGTCTGATTTATAAATTTGTGCTGGTGACAACGGGGATGGAATATATGCAGACTATCGTATTTATTCTGGTGATCGCTGCTCTGGTACAGCTGGTTGAGATGTTCCTGAAAAAGACGATGCCGGCACTGTATAAGAGTCTGGGGGTGTATCTTCCTCTGATCACCACCAACTGTGCAGTACTTGGTGTGGCACTGTTAAATGTACAGAATAATTACGGAATCATGGAAGGTACGGTCAACGGTTTTGCAACCGCAGTCGGATTTACCATTTCCATCGTGCTGATGGCAGGACTTCGTGAGAAAATCGAATATAACGATATACCGAAACCTTTCCGGGGAATGCCGATCGTACTTCTGACCGCAGGTTTGATGTCCATTGCGTTCTTCGGATTTTCCGGAATGATTTAAGGAGGGAGTTTTATGATTACAGGAATACTTATTGCTGCGGCTTTGGTAGGCGGCACAGGACTGGTGATCGGACTGCTCCTTGGGGTAGCCGGAAAGAAATTTGCAGTGGAAGTTAATGAAAAAGAGATCGCCGTCAGAGAACAGCTTCCGGGCAATAACTGCGGTGGCTGTGGATATCCGGGATGCGATGGACTGGCAGCTGCAATCGCAGCCGGAAAAGCACCGGTAAATGGATGTCCGGTAGGTGGTAACGAAGTGGCAAAAGCCATCGCAGCCATCATGGGAGAGGAGATCACAGAGGGACGCCGCATGACAGCATTTGTAAAATGTGCGGGTGACTGTGAAAGTGCCAGAAACAATTATGTGTATGACGGCGTGGAAGACTGCGCGGTCATGGCATTTATCCCGGGTGGCGGAGAGAAAAAATGTCACCATGGATGTCTCGGTTACGGAACCTGCGTAAAGGCATGTAACTTTAATGCAATCCGTGTCATCAATGGCATCGCCCATATAGATAAAGAAAAATGTAAAGCCTGCGGTCAGTGTGTGGCTGTCTGTCCACATCACCTGATCGAGCTGATCCCGTATGAGCAGACAGTAAAAGTAAGCTGCAGCTCTCAGGATAAAGGCAAGGCTACGATGAACGCCTGTGACAAAGGTTGTATCGGCTGCAAAAAATGCGAAAAGAACTGCCCGGTACAGGCGATTACGGTTACAGACAATGTGGCACATATCGATTATGAGAAATGCACCAATTGCGGACTGTGTAAAGAAAACTGTCCGAGACACTGTATTATTTGATACTTACGGATTGTTCCGCAGCAAAGCTGCTCCCACAATCCTCCAGCCATTCGAAATCCGCTGATTTATTTCGTAAATCGCTACTTTCTCATGTCTGGCGGTTTCCAAGGCAAAAAGCTTTCTCATGCAAACACGAAAAGCGTTTCGCTTTGGAAACCTGGTATCTGCAAATTAAAAATTGAAAGGCCGTCCACCTTGTGGTATGATAGAACGTAGATTAAGGGAACTGTTGTTTGGGACAGTTCCCGAAAAAAGGAGTTTAGTATGATAGGATACGTGAAAGGCATACTGGAGGAAGCGGACGACCAGTGCATTATTGTAGATAATCACGGAATCGGCTATCGAATCTTCGTACCCGGTTCCGTTTTTTCTGGCGCAATTCCGATTGGTCAGGAAGTAAAAGTATATACATATCTGAATGTAAAAGAAGATGCCATGCAGTTATATGGCTTTGCGACAAGAGACGATCTGAGGGTGTTCAAACTGTTATTAGGTGTCAACGGCATCGGACCGAAGGCAGGGCTTGGGATTCTTTCGGCACTGTCAGCGGATGATCTGCGGTTTGCGGTTCTGGCAGACGATGCGGCAGCTATCGCCAAAGCACCGGGAATCGGTAAAAAGACAGCGCAGAAACTGATTCTGGAACTGAAAGACAAACTGGATCTGGAAGATGCCTTCGAACAGAAATTAGCCAACCAGGCAGCCGCAGACACAACGGAGACGGCAGGAGACAGCCAGCTGCAGGAAGCAGTACAGGCACTGGTAGCACTTGGCTATCCGAACACCGATGCACTGCGCGCGGTGAAAAAAGTAGAGGGTGCGGAGACGATGGATGTGGAAACCCTGCTGAAAGCCGCGTTGAAGAAGATGCTGTAGGCTATGTATATGGAGAAAAAATAGAGTATGGAAAGACGTATTATCACAACCGATATGATGGAAGAAGACATCCGCATCGAGGGCAGCCTTCGTCCCCAGTGTCTGGATGATTATATCGGTCAGGAGAAAGCAAAGAAAAATCTGAAGATTTATATAGAAGCTGCGAAACAGCGGAACGATGCGCTGGATCACGTATTGTTCTATGGCCCGCCGGGACTTGGAAAGACCACACTGGCAGGGATTATCGCCAATGAGATGGGTGTGCATATGAAAGTAACCTCCGGTCCGGCGATCGAAAAACCGGGCGAGATGGCAGCCATCTTAAACAATTTGCAGGAAGGGGATGTCCTTTTTGTGGATGAGATCCACCGTCTGAACCGTCAGGTGGAGGAGGTACTCTATCCGGCAATGGAAGATTATGCGATAGATATCATGATCGGAAAAGGTGCAACTGCGCGTTCGATCCGGCTGGATCTGCCGCATTTTACACTGGTCGGGGCAACCACTAGAGCGGGACTTCTGACAGCGCCGCTGCGGGATCGTTTCGGAGTGATTCATCATCTGGAATTTTACACAGAGGAAGAATTACAGACGATCATCCAGCACTCGGCAAAGGTACTGGGTGTGGAGATTGATGCGGACGGTGCTAGGGAGATGGCAAAGCGTTCGAGAGGGACCCCGCGTCTGGCAAACCGTCTGTTAAAGCGGGTGCGTGATTTTGCACAGGTCAAATACGATGGAAAGATCACGAAAGAAGTAGCTGATTTTGCACTGGAACTTCTGGAAGTTGACCGGTATGGTCTGGATCAGACGGACCGCAAGATACTGGAGATGATCATTCAGAAGTTTAACGGCGGACCGGTAGGGCTGGATACCCTGGCGGCAGCCATCGGAGAAGATGCAGGAACCATCGAAGATGTGTATGAACCGTACCTGATTCAGTACGGATTTTTAAACCGCACGCCGAGAGGACGGGTGGCTACGGAGCTGGCATATCATCATTTGGGAATCTAAGGGGTTGTTTTTTGGGGGATTTTGTTTATAATAGAAGAGAGTCCTGACAGCGGAACATTTTGGTAATGTTTCAAAAAATTGTGGACTGTCTGCAAAATCGCACACTGTTTTTGCAGAGCATACATAAAATGGAGGAAATGCCGTAATGCCAGCAAAAAATACAATTAAGGTATTAATCGGAGGAAAGATCATCACATTAAGTGGATATGAAAGTGAAGAATATCTGCAAAATGTGGCTTCTTATATGAACCATAAACTTGCCCAGCTTTCCGAACTGCCGGGATACAACCGACAGCCGGTGGAAACAAAAAACACGCTGCTCAGCCTGAACATTGCAGATGATTATTTCAAGGCAAAGCATCAGGCAGAAGTTTTTGAAGAGGATTCCCAGCTGAAAGATAAGGAAATGTATGATCTGAAACACGATCTGATCGAAGCACAGATCGAGGTTGAGAATCTGAAGAAGGAAAAAGAAGAACTGGAACAGCAGATGAAGAAACTGGAAGAAGATATGGAAAATCTGCTGAAATAAAAAAGAAGACTGTCGCAGCATCTGCGATAGCCTTTTTTGTAAGGAGGAGTATATGAAGGTAGAATTACTGGCGCCCGCCGGTTCCTATGAGGCTTTGGAAGCTGCATTTGAAGCCGGGGCGGATGCTGTCTATCTGGGAGGTCAGAAGTTCGGTGCCCGCGCGTATGCGGACAATCTGGATCAGGAACAGTTGATCCGGGCGATCGATCTGGCACATCTGAAGGGAAAGCAGCTGTATCTGACCATCAATACGCTGTTAAAAAACCGGGAACTGGAAGAAGAACTATATGCGTATCTGGCACCACTCTACGAGGCGGGACTGGACGCAGTCATCGTTCAGGATCTCGGGGTGATGGAATTTATTAAAACATATTTTCCAAAGCTGCACATCCATGCAAGCACGCAGATGACGATCACCGGTGTGGAGAGTGCAAAACTTTTAAAGAAAGCCGGGGCAACCCGTGTGGTGACTGCGAGGGAGCTGTTACTGGAAGAAATTAAAAAGATTTACGATGCGACACATATGGAGATTGAGAGCTTTGTTCACGGGGCACTCTGTTACTGCTATTCCGGTCAGTGTCTGATGAGCAGTATGATCGGCGGAAGAAGCGGCAACCGGGGAAGATGTGCACAGCCCTGCCGTCTGCCGTATCAGGTATACAGGGACGGAAAACGCCTGAACAATGAGCAGACCGCGTATGTGCTCAGCCCGAAAGATATGTGCACGGTGGAGATCCTGCCGGAGATCATCGAGGCGGGTGTTTATTCACTGAAGATCGAAGGAAGAATGAAGAAACCGGAATATACCGCGGGTGTGGTATCTGTTTACCGGAAATATCTGGACCGCTATCTTGCAGGGGAAAAACGACCGGTGGTTACAGAAGAAGATCGGAAGATCCTGTGGGATATCTATAACCGGGACGGATTTCATCAAAGCTATTATAAGCAGCGAAACGGAAGATCGATGATGGCACTGGAAAATGAAAAAAGCGGCGGCACGATTCGAAATGAGGAATTATTTTCCAGAATACGGAAAGAATATATGGAGAAAAAGACACCGGTTCCGGTACAGGGAACGCTGACCGTATATACCGGATGTCCGGCAATTCTGGAAGTACAGGCGGGGGATGTCAGTGTGACGGTGGAAGGAGAAACCGTGCAGGCTGCGACGAACTGTCCGTTGGGAGAGGACAGGATCCGTAGACAGATGGAAAAAACCGGAGGATCCGGATTTGCTTTTGAGAAGCTGGATATTTTCATGGGAGATGATATTTTTCTCCCGATGCAGCAGTTAAACCATCTGAGACGACAGGCACTCGAAGCACTTCAAAAAGAGATGCTTCGTCCGTGGAAACAGAGAAAAGCGAAGGAACGTGATCCGAAAGATGTTCCGGATGTCAAAAAACAGACAGCTCCGGGAACGCTCAGCGCAGCAGTACAAACAAACGAACAGCTTGCGGCTGTGGCACAGACAGACGGAATCCGCCGAATCTATGCGGACTGCGGAATTTTCCCGGTGAAAGACTTTGCACAGGATGTGGAAGCGTGGATAAACAGACTTCAGACAGCGGGAAAAGAACTGTTTCTGACACTGCCGCGGATCGTCCGTGACCGGGAACTGGACGGAAGGAAAGAAACATTTACCGAACTGGTACAGAAAGGGCTTGGCGGTTTCATGGTGCGGAATATGGAAAGTTACGGGATCCTGGATGCTATGGGACTTACTTCCCGGATCGTTCTGGACGCCAATATTTATACCATGAATAACCGGGCGGAATCGTTCTGGATAGAAAAAGGAATTCTTGGCGATACAGTTCCGCTGGAACTGAATGCGAAAGAACTGGCGCACAGAAACAATAAAAACAGTGAACTGATCGTGTACGGATATACGCCGATGATGGTTTCCGTACAGTGTGTCCAGAAAACGATGGATCGTTGCAATCATGCCTGTGCACAGTATACGCTCAAAGACCGGTATCAGAAAGAATTTCACGGTGTATGCAGCTGTGAGTTCTGTTACAATACAATCTACAACGCGCTGCCGACTTCCCTGCTGAAAGAAAAGGAAAAGGCAGAAAAACTGGGCGTGGAAGCATATCGTCTGTCCTTTACGACAGAAACGGAGAAAGAAACAGAGAAGATTGTCCGGGCGTTTGTGGAGGTTTATCTGAGAGGGCAGAAGCCGGACGGATGGATGCAGACAGAAGAGACAACCAAAGGACATTTCCAGCGGGGCGTGGAATAGACAGAAAGTGGAGGAGATGCAGTGGAAAATGTAATCACAGAAGTATCCAAATATCTCATCATTCTTCTGATGATGATCTATACATTTTCCTGTTTTACCGTATTTCGGAAACGGGATATTGAAGATCAGAGAAATATGCTGCGCAGACAGATCGTACTGATGCTGTTTATGAATCTGGTAGCATATACGGTTCTGTTTTTACAGAACAATGATATGAAGATACTGATGATGTACGGAGCGGTGTTCCTGTTTATTGTCGTGGTACAGATCCTGTACCGCGTGATCTACAGAAAAGGAAATCTGCTGATTGTCAATAATATGTGTATGCTTTTGAGTATCGGTTTTCTGATCCTGAGCAGACTGAGTTTTGACAAGGCAGTCAAGCAGTTTGAAATCGTGGTGATCGGTATGGTGCTTTCGTTTATCGTACCGGTGATCGTCAGAAAGGTAAAGATCTTAAAGGATCTGACCTGGCTGTATGGAATCGTGGGACTTGCTCTTTTGATGGTGGTACTCGCCATGGCAGCAATCTCCGGCGGAGCCAAGTTATCGATTGAGATCGGTGGTGTTACCTTCCAGTTTTCGGAACTGGTAAAGATCACCTTTGTATTCTTTGTGGCAGGTATGCTGAGAGAAGATACCAGCTTTAAACGGGTCGTGATCACGACTATTGTGGCGGCGGCTCATGTGCTGATCCTAGTGGTGTCAAAGGACCTGGGAAGTGCGGTCGTATTCTTCGTGGCATATATTGTCATGCTGTATGTGGCAACAAAGAAAGCCCGGTATGCACTGGCGGGACTTGCCGGTGGTGCAGTGGCTGCGGTTGCGGCGTATTTTCTGTTTAATCATGTACGGCAGCGTGTGATTGTATGGCAGGATCCGATTGCGGTATATGATAAAGTCGGAGGGGGATATCAGGTTGCACAGGGACTGTTCGGTATCAGTGCCGGCGGATGGTTCGGTATGGGACTTGGAAAAGGAATGCCGAATATCATCCCTGTTGTGGACAAGGATTTTATATTTGCAGCGATCTGTGAGGAACTGGGAGCGATCTTTGCAATCTGCATGCTTCTGGTCTGCATGAGCTGCTATCTTATGATTGTCAATGTTTCCATGCGGATGAGCAAACCATTTTATAAGCTGATCGCGATGGGACTGGGCGCGGAATATGCGTTCCAGGTATTTCTGACAGTCGGCGGAACCAGCAAATTTATTCCTATGACAGGAATTACCCTTCCACTGGTAAGTTATGGCGGAAGCTCGGTGATCTGTACGATTCTGATGTTTGCCATCATCCAGGGACTGTATATTCTCAGAGAAGACGAAGGTGAAGAACTTGAAAGAAAGAGAAAAGAGAAACGTAAAAAATCAAAGAAACCACCAAAACAGAACCCGCCTGGAGGAAATGGAGTTTCAGGAGGATCTGGATACCGGGAGAAAACACTCGAAGAAAAAATCCAGGAGCAAACAGAAAAAAGCCTCAACTGGTAAGGAATACACAATCATTGCCTACTGCTTTGTGGGAATTTTCCTTGCCCTGATCGGTTATCTGGTTTACTTTAATGTGGAACTGCGGGATGAGTACGCCAACAGTCCGTACAACAGCAAACGACAGGGAACGTATCAGGAGCGGGTAACCAAAGGGAAGATCCTGGCTTCGGACGGAGATATTCTTGCCAGTACGGAAAAAGATTCAGAGGGAAATGAGTACCGGCAGTATCCTTATAAGAATGTATTTGCCCATGTGGTAGGATATTCGGATAAGGGTACCAGCGGTCTGGAACAGGTAATGAACTCACAGCTTCTGACCTCCCATGCGAATGTGGCGGAACAGGTGCAGAAAGAGTTTCAGAATGAGAAAAATGTCGGGGATAATGTCTATACGACACTGGATACAAAGCTGCAGCAGACAGCGTTCGATGCGCTCGGCGATCGAAAAGGTGCGGTTGTGGTGATGGAGCCGGATACCGGTAAGATCCTTGCAATGGTCAGC is part of the Blautia faecicola genome and encodes:
- a CDS encoding RnfABCDGE type electron transport complex subunit G, with the translated sequence MKNKIIKDALALTLITLVAGVALGGVYEITKDPIARQEAQAKAEAYEQVFTDAAAFEEVKMDDTLIQTIRDQLDQEGYKAQSIEEIMRAEDQSGEMLGYAFTVVTSEGYGGDIQFSMGVQNDGTLNGISILSIGETAGLGMNADTPAFKDQFVGKQVEQLQYTKNGATQDDEINAISGATVTTNAMTNGVNAGLCAFRVMEGGDQ
- the rsxE gene encoding electron transport complex subunit RsxE; translation: MKANSPLERLYNGIIKENPTFVLMLGMCPTLAVTTSAKNGFGMGMTTMVILALSNLMISMLRKMIPDSVRMPAYIVVVASFVTIVQFLLQGFIPSLYDSLGIYIPLIVVNCIILGRAEAYASKNGPISSLFDGIGMGLGFTVGLTSIGIVRELIGSGKIFGMTIFNGGATIFILAPGAFFVLAMLVALQNRVKMKKDPAAAPKACDESLCAGCSNHMCASKKSAEKGGTQS
- the rsxA gene encoding electron transport complex subunit RsxA → MRTLLMIAVGSALVNNVVLSQFLGLCPFLGVSKKMDTAAGMGAAVIFVLTISSFCTSLIYKFVLVTTGMEYMQTIVFILVIAALVQLVEMFLKKTMPALYKSLGVYLPLITTNCAVLGVALLNVQNNYGIMEGTVNGFATAVGFTISIVLMAGLREKIEYNDIPKPFRGMPIVLLTAGLMSIAFFGFSGMI
- a CDS encoding RnfABCDGE type electron transport complex subunit B, with product MITGILIAAALVGGTGLVIGLLLGVAGKKFAVEVNEKEIAVREQLPGNNCGGCGYPGCDGLAAAIAAGKAPVNGCPVGGNEVAKAIAAIMGEEITEGRRMTAFVKCAGDCESARNNYVYDGVEDCAVMAFIPGGGEKKCHHGCLGYGTCVKACNFNAIRVINGIAHIDKEKCKACGQCVAVCPHHLIELIPYEQTVKVSCSSQDKGKATMNACDKGCIGCKKCEKNCPVQAITVTDNVAHIDYEKCTNCGLCKENCPRHCII
- the ruvA gene encoding Holliday junction branch migration protein RuvA; amino-acid sequence: MIGYVKGILEEADDQCIIVDNHGIGYRIFVPGSVFSGAIPIGQEVKVYTYLNVKEDAMQLYGFATRDDLRVFKLLLGVNGIGPKAGLGILSALSADDLRFAVLADDAAAIAKAPGIGKKTAQKLILELKDKLDLEDAFEQKLANQAAADTTETAGDSQLQEAVQALVALGYPNTDALRAVKKVEGAETMDVETLLKAALKKML
- the ruvB gene encoding Holliday junction branch migration DNA helicase RuvB, which gives rise to MERRIITTDMMEEDIRIEGSLRPQCLDDYIGQEKAKKNLKIYIEAAKQRNDALDHVLFYGPPGLGKTTLAGIIANEMGVHMKVTSGPAIEKPGEMAAILNNLQEGDVLFVDEIHRLNRQVEEVLYPAMEDYAIDIMIGKGATARSIRLDLPHFTLVGATTRAGLLTAPLRDRFGVIHHLEFYTEEELQTIIQHSAKVLGVEIDADGAREMAKRSRGTPRLANRLLKRVRDFAQVKYDGKITKEVADFALELLEVDRYGLDQTDRKILEMIIQKFNGGPVGLDTLAAAIGEDAGTIEDVYEPYLIQYGFLNRTPRGRVATELAYHHLGI
- a CDS encoding cell division protein ZapA yields the protein MPAKNTIKVLIGGKIITLSGYESEEYLQNVASYMNHKLAQLSELPGYNRQPVETKNTLLSLNIADDYFKAKHQAEVFEEDSQLKDKEMYDLKHDLIEAQIEVENLKKEKEELEQQMKKLEEDMENLLK
- a CDS encoding U32 family peptidase, which gives rise to MKVELLAPAGSYEALEAAFEAGADAVYLGGQKFGARAYADNLDQEQLIRAIDLAHLKGKQLYLTINTLLKNRELEEELYAYLAPLYEAGLDAVIVQDLGVMEFIKTYFPKLHIHASTQMTITGVESAKLLKKAGATRVVTARELLLEEIKKIYDATHMEIESFVHGALCYCYSGQCLMSSMIGGRSGNRGRCAQPCRLPYQVYRDGKRLNNEQTAYVLSPKDMCTVEILPEIIEAGVYSLKIEGRMKKPEYTAGVVSVYRKYLDRYLAGEKRPVVTEEDRKILWDIYNRDGFHQSYYKQRNGRSMMALENEKSGGTIRNEELFSRIRKEYMEKKTPVPVQGTLTVYTGCPAILEVQAGDVSVTVEGETVQAATNCPLGEDRIRRQMEKTGGSGFAFEKLDIFMGDDIFLPMQQLNHLRRQALEALQKEMLRPWKQRKAKERDPKDVPDVKKQTAPGTLSAAVQTNEQLAAVAQTDGIRRIYADCGIFPVKDFAQDVEAWINRLQTAGKELFLTLPRIVRDRELDGRKETFTELVQKGLGGFMVRNMESYGILDAMGLTSRIVLDANIYTMNNRAESFWIEKGILGDTVPLELNAKELAHRNNKNSELIVYGYTPMMVSVQCVQKTMDRCNHACAQYTLKDRYQKEFHGVCSCEFCYNTIYNALPTSLLKEKEKAEKLGVEAYRLSFTTETEKETEKIVRAFVEVYLRGQKPDGWMQTEETTKGHFQRGVE
- a CDS encoding FtsW/RodA/SpoVE family cell cycle protein, which translates into the protein MENVITEVSKYLIILLMMIYTFSCFTVFRKRDIEDQRNMLRRQIVLMLFMNLVAYTVLFLQNNDMKILMMYGAVFLFIVVVQILYRVIYRKGNLLIVNNMCMLLSIGFLILSRLSFDKAVKQFEIVVIGMVLSFIVPVIVRKVKILKDLTWLYGIVGLALLMVVLAMAAISGGAKLSIEIGGVTFQFSELVKITFVFFVAGMLREDTSFKRVVITTIVAAAHVLILVVSKDLGSAVVFFVAYIVMLYVATKKARYALAGLAGGAVAAVAAYFLFNHVRQRVIVWQDPIAVYDKVGGGYQVAQGLFGISAGGWFGMGLGKGMPNIIPVVDKDFIFAAICEELGAIFAICMLLVCMSCYLMIVNVSMRMSKPFYKLIAMGLGAEYAFQVFLTVGGTSKFIPMTGITLPLVSYGGSSVICTILMFAIIQGLYILREDEGEELERKRKEKRKKSKKPPKQNPPGGNGVSGGSGYREKTLEEKIQEQTEKSLNW